The stretch of DNA TGCCGATCGGCGATGTTGCCGAAGATGAATGCACCGACCGGACGAATGATGATGCCCAGCCCGTAGACGCCGATCGCGGCCGCGATCGCGGCCAGATTGGGGAGCTTGAAAAACACGCCACCCCATACCGTGGCGGCAATGATTCCCGTGACTAGAAAATCGTATTGTTCGATCACCGAGCCGATGATGCTGGCGAACGCCACTTTGAAAATGTTCTGCCCGCTGGGGGGCGCCGTTTGCATGCTTGCTTGCATTGCTTATCTCCGTACTGTTGTGTGGCGAGACGGCATCCGTCGTACGCTCTCGCCGATTTCTTGAATGTGGTGAATCGACGCGGCCTTGCCCGTCGGTTCATTTTTCGAAAAGCTGTTGGAATACTTTTCCGGGCAGGGCTTGTGTCTGGCTGTATGGTCGGCGACTTTCTGCGGAGCACCTCCGGGGCGTTCAAAAATTCAGGCGGGGTAACCGGCGGCTATGCCGGGCTGAGGCCAGGGGAGCGCGCCCAAAACATCTCGTTCCATGTGCGCGGTTTGGTCTTGATTGTTCCGACCCGGTGCAGAAACTCGACGTAGTCCATCAACTGGACGGGTTCGACCGAGAAGCTCATCTGCGGTGCGGCGAGCATCTGCATCACATCTTCACGGGATACGTCCAGGCCGGATACGCGGGCATAGATCGCCGCCGCCTTCTGCCTATCCTGCTCGATCAGCCGATTTGCCTGGGAGAGGGCGCCGATGAATGCCGCTGCGAGGGCGGGTTCGGCATCGACCATGCGCTTGGGCGCGAACACCACGTCCAGCGTCAGCGGGCCGAGGATATCGATCGAATTCACAACGCGGTGAATGTTCGGATGCCGCAATTCGAGCATCGAGAAAGGAGGGGACGTGAAATGCGCTGTGATGCCGCCTTCGTCCCGGATCAATGCCCGCATCGCCTGCGGATGCGGCATGTTGACGGTGATTGCATCGAGCCGCGCGAAATTTTCCGCGCCCAGAAGCCGGCTCGCCGCCATCTGCAGGACTACGGCCGACAGCGATGTACGGATACCGGGCACCGCAATTCGGTCGGACCGCGTGAAGTCGCCAAGCGATGCGATTTGCGGCCGGTTCGTGTTGAGCGCGAGCGAAGTCGTCGACAAGCCGCTGATGCCGATCACTTCCACGTTTGGAATGCCGCGCGACTGCGCCCATAACTCGATGAAGCCAGGCGCGCCGGCGGCCGCAAAATCGAGCGTACCGGCCATCATGGCGTCGTCGACCGAATTCCCCCCATCGAGCAGCACCCAATCGACCTTTACGCCCCGCAGTCCATGCAGGGCGGCTTGCTGTTCGAACAGCCGTTCGTGCTCCATGACGAGCAGCGGCAGGTACAGCAGGCCGTAGCCTTTCGAGATTCGTACAGAACGAGGTTTCGACAGCATCGGCCCAGCGTACAGCCCGGAGGCCAGCGCGGCGGCCAGCGCGGCGGCGCACAAACCGGAGGCGACGAGTGCTCGGCGGCGCAATAAATACCTCGCGCGCGCGCGGCCGTCGCTGCGTAGCTGCATCGCTTTGTCTCCCTTGGCATTCATGCTGCGTTTGCCGTTTATTTGCTGTCCTACAATGTTATCGAGCGAGTCTGAGAAAATTCTGAGATCAGATCCTGGGGAAATCCCGCGCTTGTGCGAGGAAAATAGACGGCAAAAATGACATCATGCGCATCCTGGTTGTAGAAGACGACGCCGAGATCGGGGCTGCGGTCCATCACCGCCTGGCACGGCTCGGTCATGCGGTAGACCTGGAAATGAACGGCGCAGCGGCGTATGGTCTGCTGCGTGTCGAGCGCTTCGATCTTGTCGTGCTCGATGTCATGCTGCCCGAGATGGACGGCTTCTCGATCCTGCGCACTATGCGCGCAGCCGGATTGGCAACACCGGTGCTGCTCTTGACCGCGCGTTCGGCCATCGACGATCGTGTGAGCGGCCTGGGGCTGGGCGCTGACGACTATCTCGTCAAACCGTTCGACTACCGTGAACTCGAAGCGCGCGTGCAGGCCTTGCTGCGCCGCAACAGCGGTCATGCGAACGACTTGGTCAAGCTAGGCGGTCTGACCATCGACCGCAGCTGCAGGCTTGCCGAACTTGACGGCAAGCCGCTACCGCTGTCGCGGCAGGAGTTTGCGTTCCTGGAAATTCTTTCGAGCCGTCCGCTGCGGATCTTCTCGAAAGAGGAGTTGCTCAATCAGCTGTTCAGTTTCGGGGACGAGCCGACTTTGAACGCGGTCGAGCAATACGTGACGCGCGTGCGCAAGAAGCTGCACGGCAGTTCGGTCGAGATCCGGACCGCGCACGGCATGGGATACCAAATTGCAGCGCTCTGACTGGTTCCCGAAGACGCTGTTCGGCCGAACCCTGCTGTTCATCACGCTGATCGTCGTATCGGGAGGCGCGGCGCTCGCGGTCATTGCGCGGTATTACGCGGGCGTGGCTTCCGAGAACGCTTACGACCAGCTTCTGGCCGGCGCAGCGATCGACGTGGCGGAAAGCCTCTATGTGCAGGGCGGGGTGCTCGCGCTCGACCCACCGGTTGCCGCGCTATCGACCCTATCGCGCTACGACCTGGTCTACTACAAGGTGATCGACTCGCGCGGCGTGCTGGTGGCCGGTTACGGCGATCTTCCCGGTTCGCAGGGGGGGCTTGTTGCCGCGCGACAAGGCGCTGTGTTCGCCAACGCCGCCTATCAGCACAGGCGCATTCGCACCGTGACCATCGCGCGCTACATGCCTGAACAGCGCAAACCCGGCTGGGCGGTCGTGACGGTGGCGCAGACGACGCGCGCCAGGCAGCAGTTGACGCGCGACATGAGCGTCAAGGTCTGGACGCTGATTCTTTTGATGAGCCTGCTGGCGATCGGCGCGAGCGGCCTTGCCATCCGGCGCGGCTTGCGTCCGCTCGCACAGATCGAGACGATCATCGCGGGGCGCGATCCGGCCGATCTGAAGCCGGTCACTGTCCACACGCCCAGGGAGATCAGCGCGATCATCGCCGCGATCAACGGACTTATCGGCCGGCTCGCGGACAGGATGACGGCGATGCAGCGTTTCATTGCCGACGCCGCGCATCAGATGCGCACTCCGTTGGCCCGGCTCGATGCCCAGATCGAATTGCTTGGTGGCGAGATCGACCGCGCGCGCGATCCGGCGCATCTGGATGCGTTGCGCCGGACCTGCTCGGATGTGGGCAGGCTCACCGGACAGTTGCTCAATCACGCGATGGTGACACATCGCACGCAAGCGGTTGGACTGGAGTCGCTGGAATTGACCGGACTCGTCAAGGAAGTGCTCGGTCGGACAATACCGCTTGCCGACAAGCGCGACGTGCAGGTCGCTTTCCAGAGCGATGCGCCGCATGTCTATATCGCGGGCGATCCCATCAGCCTGCAGGAGGCGCTTTCCAACGTGTTGCACAACGCGCTGCTTCACGGCAATGCCGATGAAATCTCCGTCAAGATCGCGCGTACCGATGAGAGCGTCGTCCTGACGGTGAGCGATAACGGCCCGGGAATTCCCCGTGAGCACTGGGAAGCGGTGCTTCGTCCGTTCGAGCGGCTCGGCCAGAACTGCGCCGAACGTCGTACGGGCTCCGGGCTGGGTCTGGCGATTGTTCAGGAAGTGATGAAGGCCCATGGCGGGCAGATAGGCTTTGCCTTTCCGCGAGTCGGGGGATTCGCGGTGATGCTGAGGTTCCCCTGAATCAAAAAATATCTGCTCAGGCTGATGCCAAATGCGCCATAGACCGCCATGAATAGCGCCCAGCCGGGTTCGCCGTCACGGTGGAAGAACAACAGCAAGAACGCCGCAAGCAGTATTTGCAGCAGGTCGCTTCCAAACGCTCTGGCGCCCGCCCAGAGCAACGCGTCTAGCAGGCTTTGCGAGGGCGGGCGAACCAAAATGGTTGTCGCCGGTGGCCGCGCCATCGAGCCAGCGCCTTATCAATTCCCCGAACAAAGGGATATGCCCAGATCAGGCCGCCGCATCGTTCAGCGCAGAATTTCGCCAAGCCTCGATTAGCTCAAGCAGCCATGCCAGCGCGTCACGCAGCGACATCGCCAAGGTAAACCGTTGGCGCAATCACCAGCAGCGCGATGATCAGGCAGAGCTGGTCAGGCTGGCGATATTTTTCCTGCCCTGGAGCCATTGGAGCAGCCGGCGGTGCAGCGGCCACGTCGACATGGCAATGGCGGACGAATACAGAACGGCCGGCATGAAAGGGTGCAGGACTAACCAGCAGCCGATAAGGATGAGCAGGGCCGCGGCCAAGATGGACCAACTTTTCCGAGCCAATGGCTGAAACCTTTTCCACAAGGTTATCTCGAATGGCCATGACGGCGGCTCCTGAATGCTCATGGAATGACATTAGTGGGGCGATCCGGCCAAGTATTGATTTCTATCAACTATTTGTAGGCCATGAACGCTCGCGTTGCACCACCGTATCGACCTTCGGCAGTCTTGATGATCCAAATCAATGCGAGAGTGGAATAAGCGCTTAGCATTACGAACATCTTGCGTGACTTGACGTGAGAAACTCTTATCGAGCCTGCTGAACCCTGCCATGTCGACGAGCAACCATTTCGCGCATGAAGCTGGACGGATTGCGTTGATCGCCCATTCATTGCCAACGAAAGACGTACTTCGCGCTCTGCAGGTCGATCTGGAGCACGGTCTTTCCGAGCAGGAAGCAGCCGAGCGGCGCGCTCGATTCGGGTCGAACACGATCGCTACTCGCAGGGGAACAAGCGCCCTGGTCATGGTTCTGCATCAGTTGCAGAGTCCTTGCATTTATTTACTCGTCGGAGCAGCCGCGCTCGCGCTCTGGTTCGGGGAGACCGAGGAGAGCGTGGCGATCGGTGTTGTGCTGCTGCTCAATACGCTTGTCGGCTTCTTAACTGAATTCAGGGCGTCACGATCGATCGAGGCCTTGCGTGCGCTCGGCCGAAATTACGCCCGGGTACGCCGCGGCGGACACAGGCGCATACTCGCGAGCGAAGAGCTCGTGCCGGGCGACATTGTGCTCGTGGAGGCCGGGGATGCAATTGCCGCAGACCTGCGCATCGTCGAAAGCGCACAAATTGCCTCCGACGAATCGACCTTCACAGGCGAATCCATGCCCGTGGAGAAATCACCCGAATCCGTGGCGCAGGATGCGCGGATCGCCGACCGCAGATCGATGCTGTTCAAGGGGGGATCCGTTACACGCGGTAGTGCCATTGGTGCGGTCGTGGCCACAGGCTCGCATACTGAAATCGGCCATATTGCCCGATTAATCCAAGAAGCTAAACCTGAAAAATCGCCGCTCGAACGCAAGCTGGCACGATTGTCCAGCCAGCTCATATGGGCGGTCGTGGCTTTGGCCGCAGTTATCGCCGCGATTGGATTGGCAACGGGCCAAAGCGGATTCCTGGTGGTGGAAGCTGCGCTGGCGCTAGCCGTGGCGGCCATACCCGAAGGGCTGCCGATCGTCGCGACCTTGGCACTCGCGCGCGGGATGTGGCGCATGGCACACCAGAATGCGCTCATAGAGCGCCTCTCGGCGGTCGAGACATTGGGCGCCACCACCGTGATCCTGACCGACAAGACCGGCACGCTGACCGAGAACAAGATGACGGTACGCCGGTTGTGGGTTGAGTCAGGAGAGATGGAGATGGCGCAGGGCAAGGAGGTTGCCCGCGGCGAGCTTGCGCAATGTCTGCTGAAGGTTGCCGTACTCTGCAACGACGCATCGCTTGGCTACGGCGAGGTGGCGCAAAGCGGCGACCCAATGGAAATTGCGCTATTGCTGGCTGGCAGCGCGAACGGTTTGACCCGTCAGGCGCTGCTCGCGGGATATCCGATCGCATGCAAGCATGCCTTCGACAACGCCAGCAAGATGATGGCAACCGTGCATCGGCACGGAGACGGCCATTTTTACGCAATAAAGGGAGCGCCGGAGCAAGTGCTGGCCGGATGTACGCATGTGCTCTCAGCCGACGGCATGGTCCCGATGGACGACGCTGCGCGACGGAGATGGACGGAACGAATCGCCGCGCTGGGGCGGCGTGGCCTGCGCGTGCTGGCGGGCGCCTTCAAAACTGAAGCGTCGGCAGATAGCAAGCCTTATCGCGATCTTGTCTTCACAGGACTTATCGGCTTGCAAGACCCGGCGCGAGCCGACGTTCCCCAGGCGATACGGGATTGCGGATATGCCGGCATCCGCGTCGTGATGGTGACGGGTGATCATGCGGTCACGGCGCGCAGCATCGGTCACGCGGTCGGACTCGGGGACACGGAAGTTGCGGAAGGCTTCGATATCGCGCATGTTCTCTCCAGGCCCGCGCACGAACTCAGGCGCTTCGGCATTTTCGCGCGCGTGAGCCCGGCGGAGAAGCTGGCCATTGTTGACGCATACCAGAAAGCCGGCGAAATCGTCGCAATGACTGGCGACGGCGTGAATGACGCGCCTGCGCTAAAGAAGGCCGATATCGGCGTAGCGATGGGCTTGCGGGGTACCGACGTCGCGCGCCAGGCAGCGGCAATGATTTTGCTTGATGATGCCTTTCCCACCATCGTCAAGGCGATAAGGGAAGGGCGCATCATCTTCGATAACATTCGTCGCGTTGCGGTCTATCTCCTGTCCTGCAATCTGTCCGAAGTGCTGGTCGTCGGCATTGCGATAGCTGCTGCGTTGCCGTTGCCGATCCTGCCGCTGCAGATCCTGTACCTGAATCTCGTCACCGACGTTTTTCCCGCTTTCGCACTGGCAATGGGCGATGGCGTGCGCGATATCCTGGGACGGCCGCCGCGCAGCCCGAAGGAACCTATTCTCGGTCCTCGGCGCTGGGCGGCCATTGTGCTGCAGAGCGCGCTGATGACGATGGCAACCTTCGTGGCGCTGGGCTTGGCGCTATCGGCCGACCGGCAAAGCGATGCCGTAGTCACCACCACCTTTCTGACCATCGCTTTTGCCCAACTATGGCATGTTTTCGATATGCGCGACAGCCGTTCCGGCGTTTTCGTCAATGAAGTCACCCGCAACCCGTGGGTCTGGGGGGCTCTTGGCCTGTGCGGTGCTTTGCTCATCATACCGCTGTACTGGCCGCTGATCGCCAATGCCTTGCATCTTGTATCTCCGACCGGGGCCATGTGGGGCATCATCGCTGGATGCAGTCTGATTCCGCTGCTGCTCAGTCAATTTTGCTATGCCGTCATGGCGGCATGGGGAAGGCACACGGATCGCTCACGAAGTTGCGGTGCTGCATGACGGTTTGAGGATGGCGACGAAGACAAGCCAGATTAAATATTCGCATAATGTATATTATGTAAAGTAAAAGACTCGGGCGTTTTTTATGGAGTGTTTCCCCGTCTATTCAAGAGAATCACCGGACACTTGCATTTTCAAGAGAAAATACGGACACGAGCACTGCTGACTCGCCTCGTATCCGCCTAAGTATTTCTATTAGGGCAAGCGTCTTCCTCTGGAATCATCAGCCTATCAGTGGTCCCCCACGGCATAGGCCAATCCCATGTCAAAGAGCGCCTGGCGAAAGGCGTTGTCCACGCCCTAACCCGCATCGGCCAGCACGCAGTGCTTGGGCGCGCCTGCCACGAGCCAGGCCTGCTGCTGCCCAGTCCTCGGGCAGGTAAAGCTGCCAAGCCACGGGCAGGCTGGCCTGGGTGCTTGCCAGCGAGATACTCACAGCCACCTGGCAGTTGTCTTGTTTGCCCAGGACGCCACAGTACTGGCGGGTCACGCCCACGGAATGACGGCTTTTCTTGGGAAAACCTGTGTCATCGATGACCCACCAGCCCCCGCCCGTGAAGTCCATCTTCGGGATCACCCACTGGCACACCCGCCTGAGCATCTCGTCGTGGACCACTCTGCCTTGGCCACAAAGTGGTGCAGCGCCTGGTGCCTTGCGCTGGCATGGGCAATCGAGTTTGGTAGGATGCCTGCGTTGAATCTCTGCAAAAGATCGGATAGGAGTCCCGCCATGCAACTCTTTGATAGGTTCACCAAATGGCGGGCTGCGCACTCAGCGGCCGCTCCACGCGCCCTATCCACGGATACGGCCGGACAGGGCCAGTTGCTGGCCAGCCTGCTAGCGATGGCATGGTTCGTCGAGGCCCGAGACCCTTATACCGGCGGGCATTTGTGGCGGGTTTCACGCTATGCTCAAATGATGGCCGAGGCGCTCGATCTGGCGCCCGCACATGTCGCGCGCATTGGTCTAGGCGGTTTTCTGCACGATCTGGGCAAGATCGGAGTCCCGGATGCCGTGCTGCGCAAACCGGATCGGCTGACCGAGGAGGAGTATGCCGTCATCAAGACGCATCCGTCCATGGGCGCACGCATGCTGGCGGGACACCCTTTGGCCGAACTCGTGCTTGACGCCGTGCGGCTGCACCACGAGCGCCCCGACGGGAAAGGTTACCCCTTGGGCTTGAGCGGGAGCGATATCCCGCAAATGGCGCGGATTATCGGTGTCTGCGACGCCTTTGACGCCATGACCAGCCACCGGCCCTACCGCAGTGGGATGCCGCTTGAAAAAGCGCTGGCCATCATCCGCAGCGAAAGCGGCACCCAGTTCGACGCGCAAAGCGCCGACGCGTTGATCCGGTTGGGAGAGCGCGGCGCATTGCAGCATGTGATGGGTCATAGTGCCGACGGCATTCCTCTGCAGCAATGCCCCGCATGTGGACCGACGCTGGTGCTGAGCCGGCGCAGCGCCAGCGGCCAGTTGCTCTATTGCCGCAACTGCGGCACCGAATTCAAATTGACCGCGAGTGCCGACGGCCTGCAGGCGGCCCCGACGGGCAGCGTGGGTAGACCTGCCGACCTGACTCCAGAGCTGGATTCAGACCTGATCCAGGAGACGGTCGCCTTCGCCGTGGCGCAACTGCCAACAGACCTGATCGGCAATTTCGACGGCGCAAATCCCAGGGCAGCCTAGCGCAGCGGCATTCTTGCTTCACCGCGTCGATGGCCCGCGCGCTTTGAATTCGAAGACCGTGCGCAGGAATGTGATGATGTCTTCCCGGTTGAGCATTCCCACGACGTGACGGTCGCGGGTGACCGGCAACTGATTGACGCCGTTGCGATCCATGACTTGAAGCGCTGTGCAGAGTTCGGCTTCGGCTTCGATGCACTTTGCTTTTTCCAAGGAGAGCATTGCCTGATCCACGCGCGTTGCCGCCCATTGCTGCGTGGGCACGGCCTTGATCTGGTGCAAAGTCGCCAATCCCACTATCCGGCCGTCACGTTCGACGAGAAAGCTGCGCTGCCCGTTGGCCAAAACAAACCTGTCCACCAGTTCCTGCAGCGCCATATCGGCCGGGATGGTGGCGCAATGCGTATTCATAGCCTGTGCCACGCTGTGGC from Bordetella sp. FB-8 encodes:
- a CDS encoding ABC transporter substrate-binding protein, coding for MQLRSDGRARARYLLRRRALVASGLCAAALAAALASGLYAGPMLSKPRSVRISKGYGLLYLPLLVMEHERLFEQQAALHGLRGVKVDWVLLDGGNSVDDAMMAGTLDFAAAGAPGFIELWAQSRGIPNVEVIGISGLSTTSLALNTNRPQIASLGDFTRSDRIAVPGIRTSLSAVVLQMAASRLLGAENFARLDAITVNMPHPQAMRALIRDEGGITAHFTSPPFSMLELRHPNIHRVVNSIDILGPLTLDVVFAPKRMVDAEPALAAAFIGALSQANRLIEQDRQKAAAIYARVSGLDVSREDVMQMLAAPQMSFSVEPVQLMDYVEFLHRVGTIKTKPRTWNEMFWARSPGLSPA
- a CDS encoding response regulator transcription factor, yielding MRILVVEDDAEIGAAVHHRLARLGHAVDLEMNGAAAYGLLRVERFDLVVLDVMLPEMDGFSILRTMRAAGLATPVLLLTARSAIDDRVSGLGLGADDYLVKPFDYRELEARVQALLRRNSGHANDLVKLGGLTIDRSCRLAELDGKPLPLSRQEFAFLEILSSRPLRIFSKEELLNQLFSFGDEPTLNAVEQYVTRVRKKLHGSSVEIRTAHGMGYQIAAL
- a CDS encoding sensor histidine kinase, whose translation is MQRSDWFPKTLFGRTLLFITLIVVSGGAALAVIARYYAGVASENAYDQLLAGAAIDVAESLYVQGGVLALDPPVAALSTLSRYDLVYYKVIDSRGVLVAGYGDLPGSQGGLVAARQGAVFANAAYQHRRIRTVTIARYMPEQRKPGWAVVTVAQTTRARQQLTRDMSVKVWTLILLMSLLAIGASGLAIRRGLRPLAQIETIIAGRDPADLKPVTVHTPREISAIIAAINGLIGRLADRMTAMQRFIADAAHQMRTPLARLDAQIELLGGEIDRARDPAHLDALRRTCSDVGRLTGQLLNHAMVTHRTQAVGLESLELTGLVKEVLGRTIPLADKRDVQVAFQSDAPHVYIAGDPISLQEALSNVLHNALLHGNADEISVKIARTDESVVLTVSDNGPGIPREHWEAVLRPFERLGQNCAERRTGSGLGLAIVQEVMKAHGGQIGFAFPRVGGFAVMLRFP
- a CDS encoding cation-transporting P-type ATPase, with product MSTSNHFAHEAGRIALIAHSLPTKDVLRALQVDLEHGLSEQEAAERRARFGSNTIATRRGTSALVMVLHQLQSPCIYLLVGAAALALWFGETEESVAIGVVLLLNTLVGFLTEFRASRSIEALRALGRNYARVRRGGHRRILASEELVPGDIVLVEAGDAIAADLRIVESAQIASDESTFTGESMPVEKSPESVAQDARIADRRSMLFKGGSVTRGSAIGAVVATGSHTEIGHIARLIQEAKPEKSPLERKLARLSSQLIWAVVALAAVIAAIGLATGQSGFLVVEAALALAVAAIPEGLPIVATLALARGMWRMAHQNALIERLSAVETLGATTVILTDKTGTLTENKMTVRRLWVESGEMEMAQGKEVARGELAQCLLKVAVLCNDASLGYGEVAQSGDPMEIALLLAGSANGLTRQALLAGYPIACKHAFDNASKMMATVHRHGDGHFYAIKGAPEQVLAGCTHVLSADGMVPMDDAARRRWTERIAALGRRGLRVLAGAFKTEASADSKPYRDLVFTGLIGLQDPARADVPQAIRDCGYAGIRVVMVTGDHAVTARSIGHAVGLGDTEVAEGFDIAHVLSRPAHELRRFGIFARVSPAEKLAIVDAYQKAGEIVAMTGDGVNDAPALKKADIGVAMGLRGTDVARQAAAMILLDDAFPTIVKAIREGRIIFDNIRRVAVYLLSCNLSEVLVVGIAIAAALPLPILPLQILYLNLVTDVFPAFALAMGDGVRDILGRPPRSPKEPILGPRRWAAIVLQSALMTMATFVALGLALSADRQSDAVVTTTFLTIAFAQLWHVFDMRDSRSGVFVNEVTRNPWVWGALGLCGALLIIPLYWPLIANALHLVSPTGAMWGIIAGCSLIPLLLSQFCYAVMAAWGRHTDRSRSCGAA
- a CDS encoding HD domain-containing phosphohydrolase; the encoded protein is MQLFDRFTKWRAAHSAAAPRALSTDTAGQGQLLASLLAMAWFVEARDPYTGGHLWRVSRYAQMMAEALDLAPAHVARIGLGGFLHDLGKIGVPDAVLRKPDRLTEEEYAVIKTHPSMGARMLAGHPLAELVLDAVRLHHERPDGKGYPLGLSGSDIPQMARIIGVCDAFDAMTSHRPYRSGMPLEKALAIIRSESGTQFDAQSADALIRLGERGALQHVMGHSADGIPLQQCPACGPTLVLSRRSASGQLLYCRNCGTEFKLTASADGLQAAPTGSVGRPADLTPELDSDLIQETVAFAVAQLPTDLIGNFDGANPRAA